GCTGATCATTACAGTGCAAGATCTAACCAGACTCTGGAAGAACGGGAGGCTAGTCCAATTATTCATTTGAAAAAGCTCAATAATTGGGTATGTGTTCTGTTGTGTAATATATGATTTGTTGCCACCAGAGTATTGCATGATTGCTGACAAATGGCTTTGTCAATTATGTTGTTATTAACAGATTAAGAGCGTCTTAATTCAGCTCTATGCTCGTCGAGGAGATGCTGTACTTGACCTTGCATGTGGCAAGGTGTTAATGGTCTTCAATTGTTGTTTATATACTACAAGTCATTCCCAGTTTCTTTGCTAAGCATTCAAGTTTATTTTATAACCATTCACCAGGGTGGTGATCTTATCAAATGGGACAAGGCCAAAATTGGATATTATGTTGGTATTGACATTGCTGAAGGCTCAGTAAGTGTTAAAATTTAATGTAATTCTCCACCGGTTTTCCTTGTCATTGTTCCCATAATCAGTTAACATCAAAGTTCTTTGTAGACAACAATTGAAGTTGCACTTATCACTTAACCTTAGTTTTTGCATGATAGTATACAAAGTCTTGTTTTTTGCTCTATCTGAAAGTTAATTTCAATTTCTTCAAATTAGTACAATCAGTAATTTTTTAGTTCCTTGTACAATTCAAGTCTCTAAATATTTCGATTACATATTGTCAACTTCTTTGTTAGTGGTAGCAAGTTTGCCATTGTAAGTTGTAACTATATATTTCTGTAATTTTAGGTGATGAACTTAAATTCTATTGCTCAACTCCTTTTTCCATGATGAAACATTGTATACCATATTGTGTCAAACTATTTGTAATTATCATGTATTTCTAGTCCTCATTGTCTGTTCCCTGAATTCAACTATCTGTCTAGATCAAAGACTGCCGTACACGTTACAATGGTGATGCTGACCATCATCAGCGACGCAAAAAGTTTTCATTTCCTGCTCGCCTCATATGTGGAGATTGTTATGAGGTGAtcaatatttctaatttctATCTTTTGAAAGGATCATATTTATTTACTTCATGCTTGATAGTTTAACTCGTGTTTTGGAGTGCACTTCATATTTCATCTGTGTTTATTCTTACAAACACTAATTGTTTGTTTGGAAACAAttgagaagagaatgaaaatgGAAGATGTGAAATTGGAAAGAGATAATGGAACTAGATGGAATCTTCGCTTCACAACCTTTTCTCTTTCCTTCAGATTCACTCCCCTGAACATCACTCTATTCAAACTGACCATAAATACGTCAGCATAGTTGAAGCTGAAATTTTTGGCACTAAAACTTTGTCTCCTCCCCCCAATGActtttttccttctcttttttTGTTGCTGTTTTCTTCTGGCTGTTCATGGTCTTGTTAGCAACTATACTTCCTTCTCTTTAGGACTACTAAGTCCTTTCCCCATTTTCAGATTACAAAATAATGTGTTAGTGGTTTAATCAACTGTGTAGGTCGACAGTAACCTTATAGAATAGTTGTTGATCaagtaaattaaaaatttataagtgAAAGCTTCCTTTACAGAAAATGATCTTGTGATCTTCAGCTACAATACTAATTTCTGTATATTGTTTATGTTGAAAATGGGATTTGATTGTTCACATCATTGACAATTTCAGGTTCGGTTGGACCAAGTTCTTGCTGATGATGCACCTTTTGATATTTGTAGTTGCCAGGTGAATGATACGCTCTTAAGTTCATTTTAAATCATCCATGTATGTATGCAGAAAGAGAAATGATGTGTTCTGCTAGAAATGTAATTAATAGTTTTAGAAGTGGCCTCTCCAATGTACAACATTTGTTTTTGCATCAAAGTTGATCCATCTGTTCTTGTTCAAAATTCTTATGCTTTTCTTTTATTGCAattattattttgatttatttgatGTCGAATTTTGCTCTTTGGTCTTGAGTTTACTATTGCTACCCTAATtcaaattacataatttagtgATATGCCTTCCACTGTCTGTTATTTCTTCAATATGCAATACAAACCATACTGTTTCAGTTGGCGCAACATAATCTCTATACTGTTTATGTACTTTTATCATTTCATACATCTTATGAATATTCTTCCATTGAAAAGTGTTGGTTGGGTTCTAATCTGACAGTTTTCAAATACTGCAGTTTGCAATGCACTACTCCTGGTCTACAGAGGCCCGTGCCCGGCAAGCATTGGCCAATGTGTCAGCTTTACTTCGTCCTGGAGGAATTTTCATCGGAACTATGCCAGATGCCAATGTGATTGTCAAGAAGCTTAGAGCAGGTTTTGGTGCAGAACAGTTATTTTTATTCTTGTAGAATAAATTCAGTTGTTGACAAAGTTCTATGGTGTCAATTGATCCATGTAACTAGCCTTATCAGTGAGATAAGACATAGTGGTGgttcttttaaaataaattaaatggaaATTGACGTGTTTTTTTATGAAGCCAGTTCACAAAGGTTTGCTTATATGTTTTAAGATTAAACCGATAATACATAGGGATTTGGCCTTTGTCATGTGAATTTTCTCAAGACCAATAGAAGGCTAATTTGTTTCAATTTTCTATTCCGCTTATCATATTTCACTTGACATTTACAGTGGATCACCCATGTTGGTGCTATCTACTACAAAAATTTTCATCTATTCCAGGAATAtcatttttcactttcactCTCTTCACATTGCTTATGAGATTTTCTAAATTCAATTGAATAGATGCAGAATGTATTTTGTGTGAACATGGGCTTCGCAAATAAGATGGCTTTGAAGGCCTACTTTTGTTTGTTGTCGTAAACTTTTTATTATGAACAACAAAATGAAATGTactttgctgttttttttttatttaccctCTTTTGATAAAGAAGGGAAAGATAGAGTTTTATGCTACACATGAGCAGGACCGACCATTTTTGCCATTCTAGATTTGAGATGCTATTTTCTCTTTGAATTTGCAGCTGAAGGACTAGCTTTTGGCAACAGTTGCTATTGGGTGCGTTTTGATGAAGAGTTTAAAGAGAAGGTAATTTTGTTCCTAATCCTGCTGCTGcttcttttatttcttaataGGTGGAACATTGTGATTTCCACTTCTAACCTGAATTTTTTGTGTGATTCAGAAATTTAAAGCATCGAACCCTTTTGGAATCAAGTACTACTTCCATTTGGAGGtatcttttctttttaatcTTTTCCCTTTTCCTAAGCATCAAATAACTGTTTTCCCATAACACAAGGCTGATGTGGACTTTTTATGTCAAATTACCATAAGATGTGTGTCTTGGTGTAAGCACATACTAGTGTACCTTTGCATAATAAGTGTTATCATTTTTTGGTGACATTTGTATCTTATTTAGATCTCCTTAACTCTTGCGTGCTGTTAATACTTAGGCTACCATTTAAGACTCGACTTCTTATTGCAGGATGCTGTTGATTGCCCTGAATGGATTGTCCCCTTCCATGTATTCAAGTCATTAGCTGAAGAGGTATCTATCATTATCTATGAAATTTCCAAATTTTATGGACACTACTCATCCACCCTTGATTGTCTCCCCAACTATCAAGATTAAAATTTATAGCTTTTTAAGTTTAACAGTTTGGAGGAGAATGAAAGAGAGGGGAGGGAAATTAAGGGGGGCCAAAACCCCTCCTAACTCAATTTTGTCTCCCCTCCAAAGTGGGAAGATTTGAAGGGAAATAATTCGTATGATAAAATGTCATCCTCATATTTTGGATTTCAAAATTGTATTTTTAAAGTAATGCGATAAATGTAAATTTGCTTTAAAATCCCTCTTCTTCCCTCCTCTCCTGAACCAACCAAGACAACAAAGGTTATTTCCCCTCCCCTGCCCTGCCCTCCCCTTcccaaaccaaacacacactaagcaTTCCAGTTCAAAGGCATGTGCGTCTAGATTATTCATGTAAATTTATCTTTTGCAGTATGGTTTGGAGCTTGTCTTTAAGAAGAACTCACATGAATTTGTGCATGAGTATTTAAAAAAACCGGAATTTGTGGAGCTCATGAGAAGACTTGGTGCCTTGGGGGATGGCAACCAAGACCAGAGTATGCCTATGCAGCTAtcttcttttcaattttccatTAAATTTCATCAAACATTAGTTTTCCCTGACTTATTATGGGAACGCCCTTTTTAACTTTTCCTGATAACAAGAATGTGTTATACCTCCATATCAGGTACACTCTCACCTGATGAATGGGATGCAGCATATTTATACATGACATTTGTATTGAGAAAGGTGAGTAGCAAAGTACTTGAGGTGGCTTGTTCATGTTGTAATGCTATCTTATGTCAACTTTTTCTTCTAAAACTTTGCACAAAATATTTGAAACTGGTTTTTCTTGTGAACTTACAGCGAGGCCAACCAGAAAACAACCAAGCGAGAGGTAGAAGAGACCGAGGGTTGATGCATATTAAAGAGGAAGACATAATGTATATTAGCAATGAATAACTTGAATGAAAACAACCACTACCGATACGATGAGCTCACACTCTAGGCTCTTACAAATTCTTTTGCTCCAAAACATTGAAATTTCCAAGTCCACAATAAATAACTGACAAATTTTCTCCCAGGATTTGTGATACCATCTAGATGGGAATTGTGGCAATGTAATTTTTACGAACTCAATAGACGCTTCTACATTCCTTTATCATTGTATTGTGTTATTCATTCAACAAATGACACTTCATTATTATgttagtttatttatttattcaactACTAAATTAACATAATAGCCATTGTAACAACATGTTCAATGCCACAAAGTATCAAGTATGACTTGATAATGAGATCCTATTGGCAAAAGTTCCTAAAGTGTCTCTAATTGAGTATCATTGTGAGTAAGAGAAGAACGTATGTGTCGAGACTAGTATGCTAAGGATATGAGATATCACGCCATCACAGGGGTACATACATTAGTTAATGCTTAATGGTGTACTAACCTAACTCACCATGAGAATGTTTCAAGAAATGTTATATGATACGAGTGGTTCTCATAGCAACAATCATGTAGTGGCACTTTAACTTGATGTTACTACATATACTGCAGAAAGGGTAGACTACAATGGTGTGACTCAAAGATTAAAATAACGACGATTTCTAGGTATGTTACAAACCAAGTGTAGAAACAAAATTGACTAGATAAAATTTGTCCTTCCCACATAATTGAAGTTATGTAACTTGTTCCACTTGATTGAATAAGACTGTTGTCCTGGATCGAGATCCGACCAGCCGGCCCAAAGATTATAAGGCGCGAGTCTACTAGTCACTAATGGGTCGAGGTCCGACAAGACATAGAGAACACTATGGTTAAACTAAGTATGTTATGTCATCTAAGCAATTAATTGgcgggatttgggtttggcaccccaccctttaggctacgcgccccagcatttttttttattccaaaactacccatcggtaaatgatttgtcGATGTCAAAATaacaatcggtaaatgatttaccgttattgttcctcagtatgaacacctttatcccattacccagaacacgaagaacaatatcggttaatcattaaccgattcttatattgatatcggtatatcatttaccgattggtaatctggcagtttgatcaccttttcaccattactcctccctccaccaacccctccaccattactcctccctccaacaaccccccaccagccccccataactcgcccaaactaccttattctaccattactccactcctccctcacatttcaccttcccaccaccaccaccatctccacatttccaccaccaccaccaccaccaccaagggaaagcttttaacttctggtaagtggtgttagctttggtactttatttatagttagttgttagtttaagtagttagtttagttagttaagttggtaatttaggctgCTGAATCATGAATCGAATCGGTAAATGAATTGCCGTTAATGTATCGGATTATGATTTACCGTTATTATACCGGaatttgatttaccgttatagggtcggttattgatttaccgtttttgttccagggatgacagagtcctttttctttggtgaatcacaattgatacatgctgctggattggaaaatgataatccagaggagcaaccatcactagctgaacctccgattatatctatagatgtctctcatttgtatcatactgatcaggtactcattgcacaaatttttgcatgctttgtttgctttgtttatgccttgttttatgccttatgccttgtttatcctgaaacagcgtttccctttgaaagatgatcttatgaaaagggttcgcgacatttctatggcaaataattttgttttggtgacaacaaagtctgatagtggtgcgaagggaagaaaagaatatgtcattctggggtgtgagaagcatgGTGCGTATATTCCCTACAGAGAACCGGATCTTGTTGAAGGCAGGTGATACAAACCCGTCTGCTGCAGCAGCTGTCGCACATGTGTGTGGGCCTCTGAATCGCCATCACAGGGGAGGTTCCATACCTTCCCCCCAACAGTGGCCACCCTCAATGTCCGACGGTCCACGTACTGCGGGTCTGTGCGAAGAAGTGCCTGCCACGTCCAAGGAGCCTTGTGGTCAGGATAATGCGCAAGAAGCGACAGATCCTCAGGCCCCCCGGGAAACGGTGCCACCCTCTGGATGAGGTCGTCATCCGCACCGCCCTCTGCACCGCCCTCTGGCACCACATCTGGCATAacatcagcagcatcaatctcctcctgcagaataagaggctcctcctcctcaccactaagctcagaagaagaagaagactcctCGCCACTAGGCTcagaagaagatgtctcctGACGAGGTAACTCAGCCATCGGAGACAACGGAGCAGGGTCCAGCTCAGCCGGAGCCCTAGTAGCAGACGGAGCGGGGGTAGCTGACGGAGCCCCGACCGGAGTAGCAGATGGAGCCGGGGTAGCTAACGGAGCCTCGACCGGAGTAGCAGATGGGGATGGAGACggagctgaagcctctaccGCCTGAGTGGCTGCAATATGGTCGCCGCGCCTGgtagaagcatgcaagcgctCGTGTCGATCCGCTGGATCCTCACTAGTAGAAGCATGTCGTGACCTCTTCctcccgcccttcattctcgctatctgtgcaaaacaaacaaatttaacaataCTTGTCATAATAAGTAAAGCATTTTCACATATGAGCATATCATTTGAgtcattttttaacttaatcAGGAAATTTCCAATCAATCGTTTAGCAACTAACCataggaaaaggaaaatatagagaattagttgttagtttgcatgtgaatgtgattaaattaaatttctagcTGTGTTAAGGTCAAGCAACCATCATCACAagcaaaaaaaaacaataaacaactttcctAATTACAACACATGAAGCATATGATTTGAGCGCTTAATCTTTtccaataaacaataaacaataaacaactttcctAATCACAACACATCAAATCTATCTTGATCTtttccaattctcaacaaatcaACAAAGTAATCCTGGAAGCTAAATACATGCCATGGTTAaatattggaaataaattttggaaGTCTGCACTGTCATACTGtcatatcggaaaatcattttccattaccatatcggaaaatcattttccattatcaTATCGGAAATTGATTTTCCGATATTACAGTAAACCCAGAAACAGACCCAAATGCACCCCACTCGTGCCCGTACTCGTTTCATGGAATTTCAGgcaacaaaacacaacaaaacctacctctaatcatcaatcaactaccctagtgttcaaccattgacctaattcaaacttcaaatgtgaaaatcattgaaatcaaaacttaccttttgaatgtaatggaatggg
This is a stretch of genomic DNA from Lotus japonicus ecotype B-129 chromosome 1, LjGifu_v1.2. It encodes these proteins:
- the LOC130718036 gene encoding mRNA cap guanine-N7 methyltransferase 1-like, producing the protein MKRGRESPSTSFGPPQSKARHDPQGDANFLEDEIFARKVADHYSARSNQTLEEREASPIIHLKKLNNWIKSVLIQLYARRGDAVLDLACGKGGDLIKWDKAKIGYYVGIDIAEGSIKDCRTRYNGDADHHQRRKKFSFPARLICGDCYEVRLDQVLADDAPFDICSCQFAMHYSWSTEARARQALANVSALLRPGGIFIGTMPDANVIVKKLRAAEGLAFGNSCYWVRFDEEFKEKKFKASNPFGIKYYFHLEDAVDCPEWIVPFHVFKSLAEEYGLELVFKKNSHEFVHEYLKKPEFVELMRRLGALGDGNQDQSTLSPDEWDAAYLYMTFVLRKRGQPENNQARGRRDRGLMHIKEEDIMYISNE